The proteins below are encoded in one region of Macaca nemestrina isolate mMacNem1 chromosome 10, mMacNem.hap1, whole genome shotgun sequence:
- the LOC105484164 gene encoding potassium voltage-gated channel subfamily A member 1 — protein MTVMSGENVDEASAAPGHPQDGSYPRQTDHDDHECCERVVINISGLRFETQLKTLAQFPNTLLGNPKKRMRYFDPLRNEYFFDRNRPSFDAILYYYQSGGRLRRPVNVPLDMFSEEIKFYELGEEAMEKFREDEGFIKEEERPLPEKEYQRQVWLLFEYPESSGPARVIAIVSVMVILISIVIFCLETLPELKDDKDFTGTVHRIDNTTVIYNSNIFTDPFFIVETLCIIWFSFELVVRFFACPSKTDFFKNIMNFIDIVAIIPYFITLGTEIAEQEGNQKGEQATSLAILRVIRLVRVFRIFKLSRHSKGLQILGQTLKASMRELGLLIFFLFIGVILFSSAVYFAEAEEAESHFSSIPDAFWWAVVSMTTVGYGDMYPVTIGGKIVGSLCAIAGVLTIALPVPVIVSNFNYFYHRETEGEEQAQLLHVSSPNLASDSDLSRRSSSTMSKSEYMEIEEDMNNSIAHYRQVNIRTGNCTTANQNCVNKSKLLTDV, from the coding sequence ATGACGGTGATGTCTGGGGAGAACGTGGACGAGGCTTCGGCCGCCCCGGGCCACCCCCAGGATGGCAGCTACCCCCGGCAGACCGACCACGACGACCACGAGTGCTGCGAGCGCGTGGTGATCAACATCTCCGGGCTGCGCTTCGAGACGCAGCTCAAGACCCTGGCGCAGTTCCCCAACACGCTGCTGGGCAACCCTAAGAAACGCATGCGCTACTTCGACCCCCTGAGGAACGAGTACTTCTTCGACCGCAACCGGCCCAGCTTCGACGCCATCCTCTACTACTACCAGTCGGGGGGCCGCCTGCGGAGGCCGGTCAACGTGCCCCTGGACATGTTCTCCGAGGAGATCAAGTTTTACGAGTTGGGCGAGGAGGCCATGGAGAAGTTCCGGGAGGACGAGGGCTTCATCAAGGAGGAGGAGCGTCCTCTACCCGAGAAGGAGTACCAGCGCCAGGTGTGGCTGCTCTTCGAGTACCCCGAGAGTTCGGGGCCCGCCAGGGTCATTGCCATCGTCTCCGTCATGGTCATCCTCATCTCCATCGTCATCTTTTGCCTGGAGACGCTCCCCGAGCTGAAGGATGACAAGGACTTCACGGGCACCGTCCACCGCATCGACAACACCACGGTCATCTACAATTCCAACATCTTCACGGACCCCTTCTTCATCGTGGAAACGCTGTGTATCATCTGGTTCTCCTTCGAGCTGGTGGTGCGCTTCTTCGCCTGCCCCAGCAAGACGGACTTCTTCAAAAACATCATGAACTTCATCGACATTGTGGCCATCATTCCTTATTTCATCACCCTGGGCACCGAGATAGCTGAGCAGGAAGGAAACCAGAAGGGCGAGCAGGCCACCTCGCTGGCCATCCTCAGGGTCATCCGCTTGGTAAGGGTTTTTAGAATCTTCAAGCTCTCCCGCCACTCTAAGGGCCTCCAGATCCTGGGCCAGACCCTCAAAGCTAGTATGAGAGAGCTAGGGCTGCTCATCTTTTTCCTCTTCATCGGCGTCATCCTGTTTTCTAGTGCAGTGTACTTTGCCGAGGCGGAAGAAGCTGAGTCGCACTTCTCCAGTATCCCCGATGCTTTCTGGTGGGCGGTGGTGTCCATGACCACTGTAGGATACGGTGACATGTACCCTGTGACAATTGGAGGCAAGATCGTGGGCTCCTTGTGTGCCATCGCTGGTGTGCTGACAATTGCCCTGCCCGTACCTGTCATTGTGTCCAATTTCAACTATTTCTACCACCGAGAAACTGAGGGGGAAGAGCAGGCTCAGTTGCTCCACGTCAGTTCCCCTAACTTAGCCTCTGACAGTGACCTCAGTCGCCGCAGTTCCTCTACTATGAGCAAGTCTGAGTACATGGAGATCGAAGAGGATATGAATAATAGCATAGCCCATTATAGACAGGTCAATATCAGAACTGGCAATTGCACCACAGCTAACCAAAACTGCGTTAATAAGAGCAAGCTACTGACcgatgtttaa